The uncultured Mailhella sp. genome segment GGCCGGAGAAGGAAATGCCGAGGGCCACGAGAGCCACGCTGACGTGGACGAGACAGGCCATGAGCGAAGGCATCCACGCGCGGGTGGATTTTTCCGCGAGCAGCAGCGCCATGCTGACCAGAAGGGCCACGCTGAGCGAGGCGCTCATGAGCGGCAGCGCCTGCTGCACGCCCGTGCGCCAGAACACGACGAGCGCGCCGAAGAAGGCGGCGAGCACGATGAGCATCTTGCGCCAGTTGCGCAGACCGCCCTGCCAGCGAAGCCAGGGGCAGGCCACGAGAATGGCCAGCATCACGGTAAAGAGCGGCAGGCAAACTCGGTTGTAGAAGTGCTGATCCAGACCGACGGGGCGTTCGGTCCAGAGCTTGCTGATGACCGGCCAGAGCGTGGCGAGCAGAATGATGAGGCCGAGGGCCATGAGCAGCCACACGGTCATGACCACGAAGCCTTCACGGGTTTCGAGGCCGCCGAGCTCGCGGTTGCTTTCATCTTTGGCGAGCGCGGAGATGAAGGTGATGACCACGAGGAAGGCCAGCACGAAGAAGAGCAGATAGGGGCCCGTGCCGTTGCCGCCGAAGGCGTGCACGGAATTGACCACGTCGCCGCGCACGAGATAGGTGGCGAAGAAGGCCGAAACCGTGGTGAGGCTCATGAGGAAGATGTTGACGCGATGCAGCTTGCCGCGTCTTGTTTCCACAATGCCGGTGTGCAGGGCGGCCGTGCCGATGAGCCAGGGCAGAAGCGAGGCGTTTTCCACGGGGTCCCAGGCCCAGTAGCCGCCCCAGCCGAGTTCCATGTAGGCCCACCAGCCGCCGAGCACGATGCCCGCAGTGAGGAAGAGCCAGCCGGTGAGGGTGAAGGGACGGGCCACGTCGAGCCAGTGCATGGGATCCTTTTCGGAGCTCATGGCCTGGGCGAGGGCCAGACAGCCGGGAATGACGAAACCGCCGTAGCCGAGGAAGAGCAGCGGAGGATGGAAGATCATGCCGGGGTTCTGCAGCAGAGGATTGAGGCCCTGACCGTCGGCCGGAGCGGGCACGGTGACGAGGAAGGGATTGCTCCAGGTGGAGAGCAGCAGGCCGAAGAAGGCCATGATGGCGAGGAAGAACACGAGAAACCAGCTTCGGGTTTCCAGGGAGAGGCTGCGGTAGGTGCGGGTGAAGAGAAAGGCGGTGCCGCACACGGAAACCATGAGGGCCCAGAACATGAGGGAGCCTTCATGTCCGCCCCAGAAGGCGGTGCAGCGATAGAAGAGCGAGAGGGCCCTGTCGGTGTAGCTTGCCACGTAGTCCACGGAAAAGTCGCTGACCACGAGGGCGTACATCAGTACGCCGGAGGCGGCGAGCAGACAGAGGGAGCCGAGCCCCTGGGCGTATTCGAGCCAGCGCAGTTCGGAATGCCTGCCCTGCCAGAGCTGCGCCGTGCCGATGGCCGCGCCCGCCAGAGAACAGAACAGGGTGACGAGAAGACAGATATAGGCGGCAAGATACATGAAAACTCCTGAAAGACGGAAGGAAAACGGGCGTGAGGGAGCCGGGACGACAACAAGGGAACGGTTTCAGGCCGTTCCCTTGTTGTCAGGCGTGCTCCCGATTGCTTTTTTCATACTTGGAGGGGCACTTGGTCATGAGCGTTTTCGCTGCGAAGTCCCGCCCCTCCATGCGGCCTTCGACGATGACTTCCGCGCCTTTTTCAAAGGTGTCCGGCAGCGCGCCGCGATAGTGTACCCGGATGACCTTTTCGGGATGTTCCAGATCGCGCAGCGTAAAGCTCGCGCCGAGGCCGTTCTGCGCCTTGACGATGTCGTCGGAGGCTACGCCGAACAGTCTGGCGGACTTCAGTTTTTCCGAAGGCATGGCCACGGCCTCGGATACGTTGAGATGATACATGCTGCCCTCGGACAGGGCAGACCAGAGCATGAACCCCACGCCTCCGGCCAGGAGAACGAAAGCCGTGAGATAGATGCGGAGATTGTTTTTCGCGGACATGTTTCACCTCCTGAGGATGCCTCGAGCATCGGTCAGGTTGCTGCCGTTTTCAGTGATTCCGGTCACCGGGGAACGCGGAACAAAGGAATATTATTTTCGTTCCGTGAGAACTCTGACAGATTTGATGCACTCTTGCAAGTAGGAATTGTTCCTGTTTAGTGTTCATCGACGTGTTTGTTCCGCGCCGAGGCCGTGGTTTTGGCGCGGCGGCTTCTGGCCACGGCGCGCAGATCGGCGGCCACGTCGCTTTCGTCCACGATTTCGCGGCCGAGCAGCTCTTCCATGACGTCCTCAAGGGAGATAACGCCCGCGAGTCCGCCGTATTCGTCGAGCACGGCGAAGAGGTGCTGATGCCGTTCCAGAAACTCGGCGAGCACCTTGTCGAGGGTGAGCGATTCGAGCACGAAGTGTACGGGCTGCATGATTTCGCCGAGCTTCATGCTGCCTTCGTGGGCGTCGCGATGCAGCACTACGTCGCGGCGCAGCACGAGGCCCACGATGTCTTCGTTGTCTTCGGCGTACACGGGAATGCGGCTGAAATGCCAGAACGAGGGCATGGCGTGGGCTTCGTCCACGGTGCAGTTTTCCGAAAGGGAAAACACCACGGTGCGCGGGGTCATCACGTCGTGGACGCGCTTCTGATCGAGGGCGAGAATGTTGCGGATGGCCGTTTCCTCATAGCCCTGAATCACGCCCGCCTGCCGCGAGATGCGGGCCATGGCGTTGATGTCGTCTTCGGTGGCTTCGGGGCCGGACTTCTTGGGCGTGATGAGCCGGGTGATCTGTCCGGAAAGCCAGGTGGCCGGGCGCAGAACGACGGTCATGCCGAAAAGGGGAAGCGCCAGCAGGCGTCCGAGCGCGCCGGGATAGGAGACTCCCAGCGTTTTGGGAATGATTTCGCCGAAGAGCAGCACGAGCACGGTGAAGAGCGCGGCGAAGTAGGGCATGTTTTCCGGCCCGAGGGCCGAGGCGGCCAGCGCGCCCGCGAGCGACGCGCCCGCGGTGTTGGCGATGGTGTTCAGCGTGAGGATGGCCGAAATGGGCTGATCCACGTTGGAGCGCATGTGATACAGGATCTTGCCGGAGCGTGAACCTGATTCCTTCATTTTTTCAAGGGTGGTCCACGGAATGGAGTAGAGCATGGCCTCCATGGTGGAACAGAGCGCGGAAATGGACAGGGCGAGAACGATGGTGATGATGAGGGCGGTCATGGCAGGGCCGGGGTTGAAGGTTAATGCGCGTCATTCTAGCCGAAGAAGGCGGACACGGCAATGGGATTGCCGCGCAGCCTCGCGAGGCGTCCGCAGATTTTTCCGAAGCGGCGAAAGGCGTGCGCGTTTTTCAGATGAAGCGTCGGAAGAGAAAGCGCGGCAGACCCTCCGGGGAAAGGCGTCAGGGCAGGGGTTCCATGGAGCAGTTGGCGCAAAGGCCCTTGCGTTCGAGGCAGCGGCTGCCCCATTCGTACATGGATTCCAGCACGGGACGTATGCTCCGCCCGAATTCGGTGAGGGAGTATTCCACGCGCGGCGGAATGACGGGAAAGATTTCCCGGTGCACGAGACCGTCGCCTTCGAGTTCCCTGAGCTGCTGGGTCAGCATTTTCGGCGTGGCCGCGGGCA includes the following:
- a CDS encoding cytochrome c maturation protein CcmE, translating into MSAKNNLRIYLTAFVLLAGGVGFMLWSALSEGSMYHLNVSEAVAMPSEKLKSARLFGVASDDIVKAQNGLGASFTLRDLEHPEKVIRVHYRGALPDTFEKGAEVIVEGRMEGRDFAAKTLMTKCPSKYEKSNREHA
- a CDS encoding helix-turn-helix domain-containing protein, which encodes MNTCCCARPAPTADGERHCPVEATLGMIGGKYKTLILWKLISSGPMRFSELRRAVPAATPKMLTQQLRELEGDGLVHREIFPVIPPRVEYSLTEFGRSIRPVLESMYEWGSRCLERKGLCANCSMEPLP
- a CDS encoding hemolysin family protein; its protein translation is MTALIITIVLALSISALCSTMEAMLYSIPWTTLEKMKESGSRSGKILYHMRSNVDQPISAILTLNTIANTAGASLAGALAASALGPENMPYFAALFTVLVLLFGEIIPKTLGVSYPGALGRLLALPLFGMTVVLRPATWLSGQITRLITPKKSGPEATEDDINAMARISRQAGVIQGYEETAIRNILALDQKRVHDVMTPRTVVFSLSENCTVDEAHAMPSFWHFSRIPVYAEDNEDIVGLVLRRDVVLHRDAHEGSMKLGEIMQPVHFVLESLTLDKVLAEFLERHQHLFAVLDEYGGLAGVISLEDVMEELLGREIVDESDVAADLRAVARSRRAKTTASARNKHVDEH
- the ccsA gene encoding cytochrome c biogenesis protein CcsA, whose amino-acid sequence is MYLAAYICLLVTLFCSLAGAAIGTAQLWQGRHSELRWLEYAQGLGSLCLLAASGVLMYALVVSDFSVDYVASYTDRALSLFYRCTAFWGGHEGSLMFWALMVSVCGTAFLFTRTYRSLSLETRSWFLVFFLAIMAFFGLLLSTWSNPFLVTVPAPADGQGLNPLLQNPGMIFHPPLLFLGYGGFVIPGCLALAQAMSSEKDPMHWLDVARPFTLTGWLFLTAGIVLGGWWAYMELGWGGYWAWDPVENASLLPWLIGTAALHTGIVETRRGKLHRVNIFLMSLTTVSAFFATYLVRGDVVNSVHAFGGNGTGPYLLFFVLAFLVVITFISALAKDESNRELGGLETREGFVVMTVWLLMALGLIILLATLWPVISKLWTERPVGLDQHFYNRVCLPLFTVMLAILVACPWLRWQGGLRNWRKMLIVLAAFFGALVVFWRTGVQQALPLMSASLSVALLVSMALLLAEKSTRAWMPSLMACLVHVSVALVALGISFSGPYKQEVELELARGAAAQVGPYTVTLSNLYEGRDATFEFIEAELQLSRDGSVVGTVSPQRRLYDKFPRYAFSEATTHPSLGSEFYATLLGVNGTKAVLRMSANPLVNWLWIGGALMSLAPLLGLRRRRRPQDAADQPEGADN